In one uncultured Devosia sp. genomic region, the following are encoded:
- a CDS encoding GFA family protein, with product MARQYTGGCKCGEVRYVLEGEPFKAGICHCTDCRRETGSAFLYYADWKPDQIKVTGGYATYEGRSFCPTCGSRLFHLGDVQAEIAVGSLDVAPAALLPLREGWIKRREPWLAPVEGAQQFHEDTDV from the coding sequence ATGGCAAGGCAGTATACCGGTGGCTGCAAATGCGGGGAGGTACGCTACGTGCTCGAAGGCGAGCCGTTCAAGGCAGGGATTTGTCACTGCACTGATTGCAGGCGCGAGACGGGGTCCGCATTCCTCTACTATGCTGATTGGAAGCCTGACCAGATCAAGGTGACCGGAGGCTATGCAACCTACGAAGGACGGAGTTTCTGTCCGACATGTGGCAGCAGGCTCTTCCACCTTGGGGATGTGCAGGCTGAAATTGCTGTCGGCTCGCTGGATGTAGCGCCAGCTGCGCTGTTGCCGCTGCGGGAAGGGTGGATCAAGCGACGCGAGCCCTGGTTGGCGCCGGTTGAAGGAGCCCAACAATTCCACGAAGATACCGATGTCTGA
- a CDS encoding exopolysaccharide biosynthesis protein has translation MSETWSAERHKTGDTGVLTELVDDLKQRVEAGERISIGLIQRIAGGRAAGPILLLPALVVVSPLSAIPGVPTIVGLNTILVAGQVALGRDHLWLPNWLTKRAVPSKYGARLLKYLGRFSQVADGIAKPRAKAVIAPLTRRVGAGICVAVACLMPAMEIIPFTSTWAAGIIALYALAITARDGFLTLAWLALVVAVVSVALLVFA, from the coding sequence ATGTCTGAAACCTGGTCAGCTGAGCGGCATAAGACTGGAGACACCGGCGTCCTGACGGAACTGGTCGACGACCTCAAGCAGCGCGTCGAGGCAGGCGAACGCATCTCCATTGGCTTGATCCAGCGGATCGCCGGCGGACGGGCGGCGGGTCCCATACTGCTTCTTCCTGCTCTGGTGGTCGTCTCGCCGCTCAGCGCCATACCAGGGGTGCCGACCATCGTCGGGCTCAATACGATCCTCGTCGCTGGGCAGGTAGCTTTGGGGCGGGACCATCTCTGGCTTCCCAACTGGCTGACCAAGCGGGCGGTGCCGAGCAAATATGGTGCCAGGCTTCTCAAATATTTGGGCCGCTTCAGTCAGGTGGCCGATGGCATCGCCAAGCCGCGCGCCAAGGCGGTGATCGCTCCTCTCACACGGCGGGTGGGCGCAGGCATTTGTGTAGCGGTGGCCTGCCTCATGCCGGCCATGGAAATCATTCCGTTCACCTCGACTTGGGCTGCAGGCATCATCGCGCTCTATGCGCTGGCGATCACGGCAAGGGATGGATTTCTCACCCTGGCTTGGTTGGCCCTCGTCGTCGCCGTGGTCTCGGTCGCTTTGTTGGTCTTTGCGTGA